One Candidatus Bathyarchaeota archaeon DNA window includes the following coding sequences:
- a CDS encoding hydroxymethylglutaryl-CoA synthase, giving the protein MEDIDFFYEKGTLEVCTLVNKPTNRFTKFGPYIYGIVAFHNGKVRVPCRLTDLILNNKEIELSSLEGRNVVPRFRRRYAVKQSEIIPTISLAFTFADGYYPHQKYEVTKPKKEYETPGIVGYGVYVSKFRIKEGAMERSIPFMDEDAITAAVEAGKMALIHSGVDSSLVGKVYVGSESNPYAVKPIASKVAQVLKLGEEEKIDGLQGVDAVDTEFACKAATSMFKDATSLVYYPGASTTYAMVIGTDNSQAAPREEPGGELDLFVGYGGSAFIFGMQDVIAEVEGWYSCTSDTPDFWRRALEPYPRHGGRFTGEPAYFKHVVKACRKLMAKLNLQPSDVNYFISHQPNVGFPIKVAKELGFKEEQYMLGLKVSKFGNTYSCASPIGLAAVLDKAKSNERIILVSYGSGAGSDAYSLITTSQVEEKKRRQKFTVQHQIENEHIEFVDYNTYRKFKLGL; this is encoded by the coding sequence ATGGAAGACATCGACTTCTTCTACGAAAAAGGAACACTAGAAGTTTGTACTCTTGTCAATAAACCTACAAACAGATTTACTAAGTTCGGCCCCTACATCTACGGGATTGTCGCATTTCATAATGGAAAGGTAAGAGTCCCATGCAGGTTAACTGATCTCATTTTGAACAACAAAGAAATCGAACTCTCCAGCCTTGAAGGCAGAAACGTTGTTCCAAGATTCAGAAGAAGATATGCCGTGAAGCAGAGCGAGATAATCCCAACGATCTCTTTAGCATTCACTTTTGCTGATGGGTACTACCCACACCAGAAATACGAAGTGACTAAACCCAAAAAGGAGTATGAGACGCCTGGAATCGTCGGATATGGAGTGTACGTCTCCAAATTCAGAATTAAAGAAGGAGCCATGGAAAGGTCCATACCATTCATGGATGAAGACGCCATCACGGCTGCGGTTGAGGCTGGGAAAATGGCTCTGATTCATTCTGGCGTAGACTCTTCGCTTGTGGGTAAGGTATATGTGGGTTCAGAGTCTAATCCTTATGCGGTTAAGCCTATCGCTTCCAAAGTAGCTCAGGTGTTGAAGCTTGGTGAGGAAGAAAAAATCGATGGCTTGCAGGGCGTAGACGCAGTTGACACGGAGTTTGCGTGCAAGGCTGCAACAAGCATGTTCAAAGACGCAACATCACTGGTGTACTATCCTGGTGCGAGTACAACTTACGCCATGGTGATAGGCACCGATAATTCTCAGGCTGCGCCTAGAGAGGAGCCTGGAGGGGAATTAGACCTCTTTGTTGGTTATGGTGGTTCAGCCTTCATCTTCGGCATGCAAGATGTCATCGCTGAAGTGGAGGGTTGGTACTCGTGCACATCGGATACGCCCGACTTTTGGAGGAGGGCGCTTGAACCATATCCCAGACATGGTGGTCGTTTTACCGGTGAGCCTGCCTACTTTAAGCATGTGGTGAAGGCGTGTAGAAAATTGATGGCGAAGTTAAATCTCCAACCTAGCGACGTGAACTACTTCATTTCCCATCAGCCTAACGTAGGCTTTCCAATCAAAGTGGCCAAGGAACTAGGGTTCAAAGAGGAACAGTACATGCTTGGTCTCAAAGTCTCTAAGTTTGGCAATACGTACTCCTGCGCTTCACCTATTGGATTGGCGGCGGTTCTGGACAAAGCCAAGTCAAACGAGAGGATAATACTTGTTAGTTATGGGTCTGGGGCTGGAAGCGATGCTTATTCTCTGATTACAACCAGTCAGGTCGAGGAGAAAAAGCGCCGACAAAAATTCACTGTGCAGCATCAGATTGAAAATGAGCACATAGAATTTGTGGATTACAATACCTATAGAAAGTTCAAGCTCGGACTTTGA
- a CDS encoding TIGR04076 family protein, which translates to MYRLIITVEEIRGRCPVFKVGDKIIVEEPEIITEKTDTLCVHAFGSMLSMIIPLSRGVSFRELGLAKEEEEVGHVQCLDPGPPYTSGGTVVFKIEREKI; encoded by the coding sequence ATTTATCGTCTCATCATAACCGTTGAGGAAATTCGAGGTAGATGCCCTGTCTTCAAAGTTGGAGACAAAATAATCGTTGAAGAACCTGAAATAATTACCGAGAAAACGGATACGCTTTGCGTTCACGCGTTTGGCTCAATGTTATCTATGATCATTCCCTTAAGCCGAGGCGTTAGCTTCAGAGAGTTGGGCTTGGCGAAGGAAGAAGAAGAGGTCGGCCACGTACAGTGTCTCGACCCAGGGCCGCCCTACACCTCTGGTGGAACAGTTGTCTTCAAAATAGAACGAGAGAAAATCTAG
- a CDS encoding translation initiation factor, whose amino-acid sequence MAEICPICGLPRDICVCREITKEQQRIRVRLEFRKWRKAVTIIDGIDDKNTDLGRLAQKFKTFCACGGTAKNREILLQGDHREKVRSYLIQLGYLEENIELQ is encoded by the coding sequence ATGGCGGAAATTTGTCCAATATGCGGACTTCCTCGCGACATATGTGTCTGCAGAGAAATCACTAAAGAACAACAACGAATCAGAGTTCGTTTGGAATTTCGAAAATGGAGGAAAGCTGTAACCATCATCGATGGCATAGACGACAAGAACACCGATCTTGGGCGACTCGCCCAGAAATTCAAGACTTTTTGTGCTTGTGGAGGAACAGCTAAAAACAGGGAAATCCTTCTGCAAGGTGACCACCGAGAGAAAGTGCGATCTTACCTCATTCAACTGGGGTACCTAGAAGAAAACATTGAACTTCAATGA